The Bacteroidota bacterium genome contains the following window.
TAATCATGCGCAGCAAAATTTCGGAAGGCGCGGATTCTATACCATTCAACATGATTATGTTTTTCAAGAAATTCATCGGATAGTTTCCAAACTAATTCGCCTATCACGATAAAATCCATCATGCAGGCGTCAAAAGTTTTTTCATCTTTTTCAAATTCTTCGAGCGACTTGATGGATTGAACATGCCTTTGAATTTTTTCAACCATCTCAAGCATGAGCATGAGGTTGGGGATTTCGCGCTCAGACATAGATTGCGTCTCTTAAGATGTAGGGTTTGAAATAAGATTTAATATATTTTTCTTCGCATATATCTACATTGCGGTTGAATTGTTTTTTCAGCAGTTCGCGCAAATCATATTCGAGGTCGAAAATATTTTTTGCTTCTTCTTCCAGTTCAATCAGAATATCAACATCACTGTTTGGTTTTTGGTCGCCTCTGGCAAATGAACCGAATACACCGATTTTTGTAAGATGAAATTTTTCTCTCAAGAAATTTTTATTGTTTCTGAGGAACTGAATTATTTCTTCTTTAGTATTCATTGCGCTTCTTTTAATGCAAAATTAAGACAAAATTTATTCTTTGATTAATTTTTTAATGCTTGTTCCTTTCTCGGAATTTACTTTGATAAAATAAATTCCTTGCGGTTGTTTGGTTAAATCAATCTCTGTTTGAGAAGAATTTACCTTACTAGAATATATTTTTTCTCCTATGAGATTTGAGATTTCAATGTTTGAAATTTTATTTGGAGATTGAATCGTGAAAATTCCATTTGATGGATTTGGAGAAATGAAAATATTAAAATCACTGCCATCCGAATTTTCATTTATTCCAACCATGCCATTTTTATATACATTGGATTTAGATGAATTGAGTGAACTGCTGAAAGGAATAACATTTTTTATAGTAGGCGTGCAAATTATACTCCATTGAGTTTTTACTCGCCACGATGCAGTGGTTTGATAAGTAGCATAAGCAGGATCGGTAACATTTTGTTGAGTTCCGGCAACGCTTGCCACAGGTTGAAAATTTCCAGTACTGTTATCATCCCTCAATAAATCATACGCGCTTACAGGATTTGAACTTCCTTCTATAGTGTAAAGTTGCGCCCAAGAAAAATTCCCGCTATTATTTGTAATGAAAATGGTATTGTGATATGGACTTAAAGCCGAATAATTACCGCAGGTATCCTTCGCAGCAATTTTGTAACGATATGTTCCTGCATTTGGGTCGCCAGTGTTGGGAAAATATTTTGTTTTTACTGTGTCAATAAATAAACTTAAAGAGTCGTATTTTACTGCTCCAATTTGTAAATAGTTGTTGGTAGTAATTTCTCTATAAATAATAAAACTATCAATGCTTGTTCCAGCATAAGAAGTTTTATCCCAAACAATAATATTATTCAATGAAAGTGAATCAACTGTTACCATGCAAATATTTGGAGTAGGTAAATAATTATTTGTTAAAGAGACAGTCGAAGTAGAAATGCAGTTGTTATTATCATTGATAGTAACTGTATAATTTCCTGCCATAAGCCCTGAAATTGATGATGTAGTTTGTCCGTTGCTCCATGAATAAGTATAGGGTTGTGTGCCACCAAAAACATTTGCATTTATTATCCCCGTATGATTACATACAGGATTATTAATGGTTAATGCAGTAACAGTAAGTTGATTTGGCTGTGTGATTGAAACTGTTCCAGTGGAATTGCAACCGCCATTATCAGTAATTGTAACAGTATAATTTCCCGCAATAAGTCCGGTAGCTGTTTGCATAGTTTGTCCATTATTCCAATTGTAAGTATACGGTAAAGTGCCTCCAAACATATTTACTTTTGCACTTCCATTATTTCCTCCATAACATAACACATTAACTTTTGTAAAAGAATTAACTTGTAAAGAACACCATTCCCATAAATCTGCCCACATGGTGTTAGATGCGTCTCTTCCCGTGCCAATATATCCATAAGATCCAATAGAAAAGCCGACAGCATATTCTCTTGTTCCACCTCCAAAACTCGCCTTGTATTGCCATGGAGTTCCATTCAATGTATCAGAAGATGGGTCATATTCACTAAAATAGTCAGTAGAAGTATTAATATTAATATCAGGTGCACCTGTTCCGATGTATCCTCTGCTTCCTATTGAAAAACCGACTGCTCCTAAAGTTGGTCCTCCATCAAAATCCGCTTTTTGAGTCCACATATCAGTTAATTGATTCCATTCATAAAAATCTTGAAAAGAATTAGTGCCGTCATATCCTGTTCCAATGTATCCTTTATTGCCTATTGAAAACCCTGTTGCAAAATATCTTCCTATCCCAAGAAAATTTGCCTTCTGAATCCATGTATCAGTTGTTTGGTTCCATTCCCAGAAATCCTGTGTGTAAGTGCTGCTATATCCTGTTCCTATATATCCTTTTGTGCCGATGGAAAATCCAACCGCAGATACTCTTATACCTCCTCCAAAACTTGCTTTTGCCGACCAAGTATTGTTTGCTTGATTCCATTCATAAAAATCTGCAAGGTAATTTGTACCATCATATCCTGTTCCAATATATCCTTTAGTTCCTATTGAAAATCCTACAGCATTACTTCGTGCAACTCCAGGCATATTCGCTTTTTGTGTCCATGCATTAGTTGATTTATCCCATTCCCATAAATCATTATAATAAGTAGCGCCATTCCTTCCAGTTCCAATATATCCTTTATTTCCTATGGAAAAACCAACCGCCAGCCTTCTTGCTGAACCAGTGAGATTTGTTTTTTGAGACCAAATGCCTTGGGCGTTTGCAATTCCAGCAAATGCAATTGATAAGATGAGGAATCTTGTTTTCATTTTGTTATTTTTTGTTTTATAATTTCTTGGAATTTAATTCTAATCGTTTTTTCCCATTTTGGGTTTTTTATCAAACCAATATCAGATCCTTTGATGGCGTTTACCTTTGCATTTTTACCTATATCAGTTACTACATAGAGATATGAATTTTTTTTATCCCGAAGATTATTGTATTGCTTCTCAGTTAAAGTAATTGGTTTTGAAGAATGTTTAGTTCCTTTAACTTCAATATATCTTTTAGTATTTTTTCCTGAGCTAATCATATCCATTCCAGTTTTTCTATACGGTGTAGTTTCTCTGCCATGTTTTTTTTCGTATTTCTTAACAGCACTTTCTGCTTTGCGCTCAATGTCTTGAGTACTCATTATTATTTGGGTTTTAATTATTGTTTGAGTTTATAAGAAATAAAAAGATCTTCAAAATAATCGAAGAGTATGGAATTGTTTGATGCGTGTTTTTGATGGCGGAAGGCTTGCTCTTTTGCAGTCCGACTAAAAATATTCTTCTATGAAAAAAGGGCTGCAAATGTGCAAGCCGAACGCTGTGCAGGATTTGTCTGCCGATTTTTTGTGTTGCTGTCTGTGCTTGCAAAACGAACAACCGAGAAAGTAACTGTCCAGCTACTTTATTATATTTAGTTTTTATAAATGCTGTCAGTGATGGAGCAACTGTCGAGCGAAGTGAGAGATTGTCGCGGTTGCTCGCGTAACTGTCCGATGATGAGAAGCGTAAAGTCATTTTACATAATTGTTCAAAGATAATGGTTTTTGTATTTGTCTGCTGTCAGTGAACTGCGAAATTGTCCCCGAGTGAACGCCTGAAATATTATTTTGATTCATTGTCTGACCGATTGCGTTGCTGTCCACGGAGACAAATTTTGTATTTGCGCCTTGTTGCCAACGTTTTGCAGGTTGGAGAAGTGGCGGTGTTCGGAGCACTTCACTGTCCCACAGCACAAAGATAATTAAATGCAGAAAACATTTTTCCCAAATGTCAACCGCCATTTCTCCAACCTGCTGTTATCAGTAGCCCTTCTTTTTTTCTGTCGTGATGAAGTGTCTGTCTGCTGTGCAGTTTTTATTTTTTGTTTTTGTTTTTGGGTCGGGCATTTTTGAAAATTTATTTCTGTCGGGGTGAAGGATGGGCACGCTCTTTTGCATTTGCTCATCAACTATTAAAAATAAAAAGGAGCAAATGCAAATGTGCGTGCCAGTTTGGAAGATGTGGTATGCGAATAGCGTTAACGAATGCGCACATGCGAATATGGTGTTTTTTATTTGCTGTCCGATGGTGAGAATATTTTAGGAAAGAACCGCTGTCTGCCGAAAGTTGCTGTTAAAAGTTGTCGAGGTATGCGAGATGGTCGGGAAAAGATTGGCTGTCGGGGTGAAAAAAACGGTAAAAGTGCGGTCAACCGTGCCTATCGGCAGGCAGGGATGCGGGAAAGTACGGTCAAGATGCGAGAAAGTAAGGTCAAGATGGAGGAAAGTACGGTCAAGATGCGAGAAAGTAAGGTCAGGATGCTGGAAAGTTGAGTTCAGATGCGGGAAAGTGAGGTCAAGATATGACAAAGTGTCGCCAGATATGACAAAGTAAGGTCAAGATGTGGGAAAGTAAGGTCAAGATTGGGGAAAGTAAGGTCAGGAAGGGGTAAAGTCGTGTTTTTATCGCTAAAAGTGAGGACAACCCCCTTAATCCCCCTTTGGTAAGGGGGAGAAATACAACATCAGGGGTTTATCTTGGGTTGCAGGACGAAGTTCTTAATGATGGTATCGCCTTTCTTGAAGGCAAAGGGTGGTGTTGTTTGGTCTTCACTTCCATCGCCCGAAACTGTCATTGTAACTGTTGCGGGCGCTTCGGGTTCGTGAACAAATAATCCTTCTACATCTGTTTTAACTTCTACATTCTGCTCGTTGATTCGGACTGTTTTATTGTAGGCGGGTTCTCCATCGGCAGAAAGCATTGTGATTTTTCCTTTGATGCGGGTTGTTCCTTTTCCGAGGTCAATTATTTCTCTTGCTTTTTCGTAATCGCTTAAATAATGTTTGTTGCTGGCTTTGAAAGAAATTGAAATGGGGTCAAGAATTTTTTTGAGAATTTTATTTGCT
Protein-coding sequences here:
- a CDS encoding DUF86 domain-containing protein, giving the protein MSEREIPNLMLMLEMVEKIQRHVQSIKSLEEFEKDEKTFDACMMDFIVIGELVWKLSDEFLEKHNHVEWYRIRAFRNFAAHDYFGINPKKVWEIIQTKIPELKTNLQKIING
- a CDS encoding nucleotidyltransferase family protein, which encodes MNTKEEIIQFLRNNKNFLREKFHLTKIGVFGSFARGDQKPNSDVDILIELEEEAKNIFDLEYDLRELLKKQFNRNVDICEEKYIKSYFKPYILRDAIYV
- a CDS encoding T9SS type A sorting domain-containing protein → MKTRFLILSIAFAGIANAQGIWSQKTNLTGSARRLAVGFSIGNKGYIGTGRNGATYYNDLWEWDKSTNAWTQKANMPGVARSNAVGFSIGTKGYIGTGYDGTNYLADFYEWNQANNTWSAKASFGGGIRVSAVGFSIGTKGYIGTGYSSTYTQDFWEWNQTTDTWIQKANFLGIGRYFATGFSIGNKGYIGTGYDGTNSFQDFYEWNQLTDMWTQKADFDGGPTLGAVGFSIGSRGYIGTGAPDININTSTDYFSEYDPSSDTLNGTPWQYKASFGGGTREYAVGFSIGSYGYIGTGRDASNTMWADLWEWCSLQVNSFTKVNVLCYGGNNGSAKVNMFGGTLPYTYNWNNGQTMQTATGLIAGNYTVTITDNGGCNSTGTVSITQPNQLTVTALTINNPVCNHTGIINANVFGGTQPYTYSWSNGQTTSSISGLMAGNYTVTINDNNNCISTSTVSLTNNYLPTPNICMVTVDSLSLNNIIVWDKTSYAGTSIDSFIIYREITTNNYLQIGAVKYDSLSLFIDTVKTKYFPNTGDPNAGTYRYKIAAKDTCGNYSALSPYHNTIFITNNSGNFSWAQLYTIEGSSNPVSAYDLLRDDNSTGNFQPVASVAGTQQNVTDPAYATYQTTASWRVKTQWSIICTPTIKNVIPFSSSLNSSKSNVYKNGMVGINENSDGSDFNIFISPNPSNGIFTIQSPNKISNIEISNLIGEKIYSSKVNSSQTEIDLTKQPQGIYFIKVNSEKGTSIKKLIKE
- a CDS encoding DUF3883 domain-containing protein; this encodes MSTQDIERKAESAVKKYEKKHGRETTPYRKTGMDMISSGKNTKRYIEVKGTKHSSKPITLTEKQYNNLRDKKNSYLYVVTDIGKNAKVNAIKGSDIGLIKNPKWEKTIRIKFQEIIKQKITK